From Nitrospirota bacterium, one genomic window encodes:
- the malQ gene encoding 4-alpha-glucanotransferase, with amino-acid sequence MIDELAELCGIIPEYYDIFGNKQVTPVETKKAILKAMKLKVDSREDLREEIEKRRWKPWKGFIEPVKIISVNEQPLTIPVYIPVKEGEENRLMLSWSIEDEKGQRDEYMLSGKDIAVSEQQWIDGMRYIKIYISDKTQRDIGYYGITIECAPTDGQDLLRKTAKVIITPDTCYIPPRPVGEGRTWGLYVNLYSIRSSRNWGIGDFTDLKNVVKLTAALGGGFVGINPLHAIPNTKPYGISPYSPISRLYKNFVYLDVENIPDVKKSDNAMASIISEVFKKELGELRNGDLIDYEKVASVKEEILKNAFNAFYERHYKRKTKRGRDFKRYISEEGNILESFAMYMALSKEFGVSPSRSFFKSNIVSSLVTRHSSLFSWQEWPEEYRDLSGKAVQKFKKANKRELLFYEYIQWLIDGQLKEVAEDAKNSGMAIGLYHDLAIGSVSGGSDVWSYQDVVGGANVGAPPDDFNPNGQNWGFPPLIPEALKETGYELFIQTMRKNMKYGGALRIDHAPGLFRLFWIPYGMSPRDGGYVRYPYEDLLRIIALESVRNRTMVIAEDLGTIGENVRETLQRFQMLSYRLFYFERNYPEPSFVKPEMYPEMALCAVTTHDLPTLYGYWLGQDLKVKKELGMYPDENVWQHQINDRERDRALILSALRSEGILLPDDFPAGPNMAPQMTPELCCAIYNYLAKTPCKLVLVSLDDVIGTLNQQNMPGTVDTYPNWMQKTPLLLDEIVIDKRFVELSDMFRKI; translated from the coding sequence ATGATTGATGAATTAGCAGAACTCTGCGGCATCATCCCTGAATATTATGATATCTTTGGCAATAAACAGGTAACCCCTGTAGAGACCAAAAAGGCTATCCTCAAGGCGATGAAACTAAAGGTTGATTCGAGGGAGGACTTAAGGGAAGAGATCGAGAAACGACGGTGGAAACCATGGAAGGGTTTCATCGAGCCTGTAAAGATTATCTCTGTGAACGAACAGCCACTCACAATCCCTGTTTATATCCCTGTCAAAGAGGGTGAAGAAAATAGACTAATGTTGTCATGGTCTATAGAGGATGAAAAAGGGCAGAGGGATGAGTATATGCTTTCAGGAAAGGATATAGCTGTTTCAGAACAGCAATGGATAGACGGCATGCGCTACATTAAGATTTACATATCGGATAAAACACAAAGGGATATCGGCTATTATGGGATCACTATTGAATGTGCCCCCACGGACGGACAGGATCTTTTAAGGAAAACTGCTAAGGTTATCATAACTCCTGATACCTGTTATATACCACCCCGCCCTGTCGGGGAAGGAAGGACATGGGGGCTTTACGTTAACCTCTATTCAATCCGTTCATCCAGGAACTGGGGTATCGGCGATTTTACCGATCTCAAGAATGTTGTTAAATTAACTGCTGCCCTTGGAGGCGGATTTGTAGGGATTAATCCTCTTCACGCAATTCCAAACACAAAGCCTTATGGCATCAGCCCATACTCTCCAATAAGCAGGCTTTATAAAAATTTTGTTTATCTTGATGTAGAGAACATACCTGACGTGAAAAAATCAGATAATGCCATGGCGAGCATCATATCTGAGGTTTTCAAAAAGGAGCTGGGTGAACTCAGGAATGGAGACCTGATTGATTACGAAAAGGTTGCATCAGTGAAAGAGGAAATTCTTAAGAATGCCTTTAATGCCTTTTATGAAAGGCACTATAAGCGAAAAACAAAACGTGGAAGGGACTTTAAGAGATATATATCAGAAGAAGGCAATATCCTCGAATCATTTGCAATGTATATGGCACTCTCTAAAGAGTTCGGAGTTTCACCTTCGAGGTCTTTTTTCAAATCAAATATTGTCTCGTCACTCGTCACTCGTCACTCGTCACTGTTCTCGTGGCAGGAATGGCCAGAAGAATATCGTGATTTATCAGGCAAAGCAGTTCAGAAGTTTAAAAAGGCGAATAAAAGGGAATTACTCTTTTATGAATATATCCAGTGGCTTATTGATGGACAACTTAAGGAAGTTGCTGAAGATGCGAAAAATTCCGGGATGGCTATAGGGCTTTATCATGATCTTGCCATTGGCTCTGTCAGCGGAGGAAGCGATGTATGGAGTTATCAAGATGTTGTAGGTGGTGCAAATGTAGGTGCGCCACCTGATGACTTTAACCCTAATGGGCAGAACTGGGGGTTCCCTCCCTTGATTCCCGAAGCACTAAAAGAAACAGGGTATGAATTGTTCATCCAGACAATGAGGAAAAACATGAAATATGGTGGCGCCCTGAGAATTGACCATGCCCCCGGCCTGTTCAGACTCTTCTGGATACCCTATGGAATGTCACCCAGAGATGGCGGATATGTGAGATATCCATATGAAGACCTTCTCAGAATCATTGCACTTGAGAGCGTGAGGAACAGGACAATGGTGATAGCCGAAGACCTCGGCACAATAGGCGAAAACGTCAGAGAGACTCTCCAGAGATTTCAGATGCTCTCTTACAGACTTTTTTACTTTGAGAGAAATTACCCCGAACCTTCCTTTGTTAAACCTGAGATGTATCCTGAAATGGCATTGTGTGCTGTTACTACTCATGACCTACCTACACTATATGGTTACTGGCTGGGACAGGATTTAAAGGTAAAGAAAGAACTTGGTATGTATCCTGACGAAAATGTGTGGCAGCACCAGATTAATGATAGGGAAAGAGACAGAGCGCTCATTCTTTCTGCACTGAGGTCTGAAGGCATCCTGCTGCCTGATGATTTCCCCGCAGGACCGAACATGGCACCACAGATGACCCCTGAGCTATGCTGTGCCATATACAACTATCTCGCTAAAACGCCGTGTAAGCTCGTTCTCGTGAGCCTCGATGATGTTATCGGAACTCTCAATCAGCAGAACATGCCAGGGACGGTTGATACTTATCCTAACTGGATGCAAAAGACACCATTGTTGCTGGATGAGATAGTTATAGACAAAAGGTTTGTTGAGCTTTCTGATATGTTCAGAAAAATTTAG
- the mnmG gene encoding tRNA uridine-5-carboxymethylaminomethyl(34) synthesis enzyme MnmG: MHKDYDYDVIVIGAGHAGCEAALAAARMGLKAALFTMNLDTIAQMSCNPAIGGLAKSHLVKEIDALGGEMARVTDRAGIQFKVLNKSKGPAVWATRVQADRVLYRLYMKEVLEAEKGIDIKQAMVEKILIKDRRVYGVETSLEVPCRSKALIIATGTFLNGLIHIGLKSFPAGRAGEFPSVGLSESLRSLGFKMGRLKTGTPPRLDAKGINFSVMTLQMGDEPPPAMSLFTKEIKNPQLPCYMTYTNETTHKIIRENLDCSPLYSGRIKGIGPRYCPSIEDKVVRFKEKQRHQVFLEPEGLNTNEYYANGISTSLPYDVQVALVRSIPGLENAEIMKPGYAIEYDFVYPNQLKPTLETKTIDGLFLAGQINGTSGYEEAAAQGLMAGINAALKIKGEEPLILGRHEAYIGVLIDDLITKGTNEPYRMFTSRAEYRLLLRQDNADLRLMEKGYSLGLIKGEGYGAFIEKKTLIDDELRRLKSTRVKPEAINPVLKELGGSEIKEDTTLYQLLKRPEITYKEIAKVSPPPKGLSQDAVNQVEIRTKYEGYIQRQAEAAEKFKKLEDKRMPEDFVYQGICGLSKEIVEKLKEVKPINLGQASRIPGITPAAISLLLVAIERHRRSKK; the protein is encoded by the coding sequence ATGCATAAAGATTACGATTATGACGTTATCGTTATAGGAGCCGGGCATGCTGGCTGTGAGGCGGCTCTTGCTGCTGCGAGGATGGGCCTTAAGGCGGCACTCTTTACCATGAATCTCGATACAATTGCCCAGATGTCCTGCAATCCGGCCATCGGCGGCCTTGCCAAAAGCCATCTCGTAAAAGAGATTGATGCCCTCGGTGGCGAGATGGCAAGGGTCACAGACAGAGCTGGTATACAGTTTAAAGTATTGAACAAGAGCAAAGGCCCTGCTGTCTGGGCCACGAGGGTTCAGGCAGACCGTGTGTTGTACAGATTGTATATGAAGGAGGTTCTTGAGGCAGAAAAAGGCATTGATATAAAGCAAGCAATGGTAGAGAAAATCCTGATTAAAGACAGGCGTGTTTATGGCGTGGAAACTTCTTTAGAAGTTCCTTGCAGGTCTAAAGCCCTGATAATTGCCACAGGGACATTTTTAAATGGCCTGATTCATATAGGGCTAAAAAGTTTTCCTGCTGGCAGGGCTGGAGAATTTCCATCTGTAGGGCTTTCAGAAAGCCTGCGTAGCCTCGGTTTTAAGATGGGAAGGCTAAAGACAGGCACACCTCCAAGACTTGATGCAAAAGGCATAAATTTCTCTGTTATGACCTTACAGATGGGCGATGAGCCTCCGCCAGCCATGTCATTATTTACAAAGGAGATTAAAAATCCGCAGCTTCCATGTTATATGACTTATACCAATGAGACAACTCATAAGATAATCCGGGAAAATCTTGACTGCTCCCCTCTTTATAGCGGCAGGATAAAAGGCATAGGGCCAAGATACTGTCCTTCAATCGAGGATAAAGTTGTAAGATTTAAAGAAAAGCAGAGGCATCAGGTCTTTCTTGAGCCAGAAGGCCTTAACACAAATGAGTATTACGCCAACGGTATTTCCACAAGCCTGCCCTACGATGTCCAGGTTGCCCTTGTGCGGAGCATACCAGGGCTTGAGAATGCCGAGATAATGAAACCCGGATATGCTATAGAGTATGATTTTGTTTATCCCAACCAGCTCAAGCCAACACTTGAGACTAAAACGATTGATGGTCTTTTCCTTGCAGGACAGATTAATGGGACATCAGGATACGAGGAAGCTGCGGCCCAGGGCCTTATGGCAGGGATAAATGCAGCCCTGAAAATTAAAGGTGAGGAGCCGCTGATACTTGGAAGGCATGAGGCATATATTGGTGTCTTGATTGACGACCTTATAACAAAAGGGACAAACGAGCCATACAGGATGTTTACATCCCGCGCAGAATACAGGCTTTTACTAAGGCAGGACAATGCTGATTTACGGCTGATGGAGAAAGGCTACAGCCTCGGTCTTATTAAAGGAGAGGGTTACGGGGCATTCATAGAGAAAAAAACTCTAATTGATGATGAATTAAGGAGGCTTAAGTCAACAAGGGTTAAACCCGAAGCAATAAACCCTGTACTGAAAGAACTCGGCGGTTCTGAAATAAAAGAGGACACGACCCTCTATCAACTACTTAAAAGACCCGAAATTACATATAAAGAAATAGCAAAGGTTTCACCGCCACCTAAAGGACTGTCTCAGGATGCAGTAAATCAGGTCGAGATTCGAACAAAATATGAAGGCTATATTCAGCGCCAGGCAGAGGCAGCAGAAAAATTCAAGAAACTTGAAGATAAACGGATGCCTGAAGATTTTGTATATCAGGGTATATGCGGGCTCTCAAAAGAAATAGTGGAAAAACTCAAAGAGGTAAAGCCCATTAACCTTGGTCAGGCAAGCAGGATCCCGGGCATAACCCCT
- a CDS encoding cytochrome C: MSTRQKVSVIVFLILVTFSINAYAGDTSYTAHIKPIFDAKCIGCHGPDAAPEYDAFKQEKDKWLAKGKGMRLDTYSHLIFYTAWPDAGALMRRLDDGKNTKDRKPGNMYQYLGATEEERQKNLKIFREWVGNWTLKKWPEITKEDMNGIKVKY, encoded by the coding sequence ATGTCAACTCGACAGAAAGTATCTGTGATAGTGTTTTTAATACTTGTTACATTCTCTATTAATGCTTATGCAGGGGATACCAGTTATACGGCGCACATAAAACCGATATTTGATGCAAAATGCATAGGTTGCCATGGCCCTGACGCCGCTCCTGAATATGATGCCTTTAAACAAGAAAAGGATAAATGGCTCGCCAAAGGGAAGGGTATGAGGTTGGATACTTATAGCCACTTAATCTTTTACACCGCATGGCCTGATGCAGGTGCCCTGATGCGCAGACTCGATGACGGGAAGAACACAAAGGATAGAAAGCCCGGAAATATGTATCAGTATCTCGGTGCAACAGAAGAAGAAAGACAGAAGAATCTCAAAATCTTCAGGGAATGGGTAGGCAACTGGACGCTAAAGAAATGGCCTGAAATAACAAAGGAAGATATGAATGGGATAAAGGTTAAATATTAA
- the glgB gene encoding 1,4-alpha-glucan branching protein GlgB, producing MEGGYTAKLAEEKSEQAIYGVSLLTDHDIYLFKEGNHFRLHEKLGSHLMAVDGVNGTHFAVWAPNAKEVSVIGDFNGWNKESHPLKVRWDGSGIWEGFIPGIGNNTIYKYHIVSNNNYKVDKGDPFAFSWEVTPKTGSIVCDLNYKWKDHKWMKNRHASNALNAPISIYEVHLGSWRRVPEEGNRFLTYREMAHYLADYVKEMGFTHVEFLPVMEHPFYGSWGYQVTGYFAPTSRYGTPQDFMYLVDYLHQKGIGIILDWVPSHFPDDEHGLVYFDGTHLYAHADPKKGFHPEWHSYIFNYGRYEVRNFLISNALFWLDKYHIDGLRVDAVASMLYLDYGRREGEWIPNEYGGKENIEAISFLRRFNEAVYENYPDVQTIAEESTAWPMVSRPTYVGGLGFGMKWNMGWMHDTLKYFSNDPVFRKYHHDQLTFSIWYAFYENFVLPLSHDEVVHGKGALSGKMPGEEWQKNANLRLLFGYMYGHPGKKLLFMGGEFGQWKEWNHDESLEWHALQYPSHYELQRWVKDLNHFYRTEPALYEQDFSNEGFEWIDFYDWEHSIISFIRKGKTTDDIILVVCNFTPVPRHNYRIGVPRGGFWKEVLNSDAKEYGGSGYGNLGGVEAVSIPYQGRYHSVSLTLPPFGILFFKSEGHKK from the coding sequence ATGGAGGGAGGTTATACGGCAAAATTGGCTGAGGAAAAAAGTGAACAAGCAATATATGGCGTGAGTCTATTGACCGACCATGATATTTATCTTTTTAAAGAGGGAAATCACTTCAGGCTCCATGAAAAATTAGGCTCCCATTTGATGGCAGTAGATGGAGTGAATGGCACCCACTTTGCTGTATGGGCTCCTAATGCAAAAGAGGTATCTGTTATTGGTGATTTCAACGGATGGAACAAAGAATCACATCCCTTGAAGGTTAGATGGGATGGGTCAGGCATATGGGAAGGTTTTATTCCAGGTATTGGTAATAATACAATTTATAAGTATCACATTGTTTCTAATAACAACTATAAGGTTGATAAAGGAGACCCGTTTGCGTTTTCCTGGGAAGTGACCCCTAAAACCGGTTCAATTGTTTGTGACCTCAACTATAAATGGAAAGATCATAAATGGATGAAGAACAGGCATGCATCAAATGCCCTGAATGCCCCTATATCCATATACGAAGTTCATCTCGGTTCATGGAGACGGGTTCCTGAAGAAGGAAACAGATTCCTCACCTATAGGGAAATGGCCCACTATCTTGCAGATTATGTTAAGGAGATGGGATTTACCCATGTTGAATTTCTGCCAGTTATGGAGCATCCATTTTATGGCTCATGGGGCTATCAGGTTACGGGATATTTTGCACCAACGAGCAGGTATGGGACGCCGCAGGATTTCATGTATCTGGTAGATTACTTACATCAGAAAGGAATAGGTATAATCCTTGACTGGGTACCTTCCCACTTTCCGGATGACGAGCATGGACTGGTGTATTTCGACGGGACACACCTTTATGCGCATGCAGATCCTAAAAAGGGTTTCCATCCAGAGTGGCACAGCTACATCTTCAATTATGGAAGATATGAGGTGAGAAACTTTCTTATAAGCAACGCCCTCTTCTGGCTTGATAAATACCATATTGATGGCCTAAGGGTTGATGCAGTGGCATCCATGCTCTACCTCGACTATGGGAGAAGGGAGGGAGAGTGGATCCCCAATGAATATGGCGGGAAGGAAAATATAGAGGCAATAAGCTTTTTGCGGAGATTTAACGAGGCGGTTTATGAAAACTATCCTGATGTCCAGACCATTGCAGAGGAATCAACTGCCTGGCCAATGGTTTCGAGACCGACCTATGTCGGGGGTCTCGGTTTTGGAATGAAGTGGAACATGGGATGGATGCACGATACGCTGAAGTACTTTTCTAACGATCCTGTTTTCAGGAAATATCATCATGACCAGCTTACATTCAGTATATGGTATGCATTTTACGAAAACTTTGTTTTACCCCTTTCCCATGACGAAGTGGTCCACGGAAAGGGCGCACTCAGCGGAAAGATGCCAGGAGAGGAATGGCAGAAAAATGCAAACCTCAGACTCTTATTCGGATACATGTATGGGCATCCAGGGAAAAAGCTCCTCTTCATGGGAGGGGAGTTTGGGCAGTGGAAGGAGTGGAACCACGATGAAAGCCTGGAATGGCATGCCCTTCAGTATCCATCCCATTATGAGCTACAGAGATGGGTCAAGGACCTGAACCATTTTTACAGAACCGAGCCAGCTTTATATGAACAGGATTTCAGCAATGAGGGATTTGAATGGATCGATTTTTACGACTGGGAACACAGCATAATAAGCTTCATAAGAAAGGGTAAAACCACTGATGATATAATCCTCGTTGTCTGCAATTTCACTCCTGTGCCGAGACATAATTACAGGATAGGGGTTCCAAGAGGCGGCTTCTGGAAAGAGGTTCTAAACAGTGATGCGAAGGAGTATGGAGGAAGCGGATACGGCAACCTTGGAGGAGTTGAGGCAGTATCCATACCCTACCAGGGCAGGTATCATTCTGTCTCTCTGACCCTACCCCCCTTTGGCATTCTATTCTTTAAAAGTGAAGGACATAAGAAATGA